A single Henriciella sp. AS95 DNA region contains:
- a CDS encoding PepSY-associated TM helix domain-containing protein, producing MSSVLPSNVWLFLHRWFGVLMAVFLFLAAVTGSVLTARATLDRWINSDLMVYSGAVEDRIDAIEAVSLFEAQNPDIQVVEFPLNPHQNENIPLKVVPKPGQDALDFDEVFIDPVSGTLVGTRSTQAGLSGRQFIPLLLGFHENLLLGNSGRIFLGFIALGWLLTSLIGLYLTFPKRGPFFRKWKSAWTYSPKRRFARQMLDIHQASGLWLFAFVVIVAFTSVALNFFFEFWAPFAETIAPTGDSYFDQAVLFPEGVQPDLSFQDALGRTREQIEAAGVSWQPATMLYYPDWNLYGATLTDNGVLNYKALGPIYYHFDGSSGAYIQQVNPYDDSTGLALMRSVYPLHSGEVGGPVTVFIVFLTGLATAEMCVTGIWVWLKKRGPRIAAKKKRLAADNQSDA from the coding sequence ATGTCATCTGTTCTGCCTTCCAATGTCTGGTTATTCCTGCACCGGTGGTTCGGCGTTCTGATGGCCGTCTTTCTCTTCCTGGCAGCGGTCACCGGGTCTGTCCTGACAGCCCGCGCGACACTCGATCGATGGATCAATAGCGATCTGATGGTTTATTCCGGAGCTGTCGAAGACCGGATCGATGCCATTGAAGCCGTTTCGCTTTTCGAAGCCCAAAACCCTGACATTCAGGTTGTCGAGTTCCCGCTCAATCCGCATCAAAACGAAAATATCCCGTTGAAAGTTGTGCCGAAGCCGGGGCAGGACGCGCTCGACTTTGACGAAGTCTTTATCGACCCCGTGTCTGGAACGTTGGTTGGCACGCGAAGTACGCAAGCCGGGCTTTCCGGACGCCAGTTCATCCCGCTCCTGCTCGGATTTCATGAAAACCTTTTGCTGGGAAATTCCGGTCGAATCTTCCTTGGCTTTATCGCTTTGGGGTGGCTGCTCACCTCCCTGATCGGGCTATACCTGACATTTCCAAAGCGCGGGCCATTCTTCAGGAAATGGAAGTCTGCCTGGACGTATAGTCCGAAACGCCGTTTCGCGCGCCAAATGCTGGATATTCACCAGGCGAGCGGGCTCTGGCTCTTTGCCTTCGTCGTGATTGTTGCGTTCACGTCGGTCGCGTTGAACTTTTTTTTCGAGTTCTGGGCACCCTTTGCCGAGACCATTGCGCCGACCGGTGACTCCTATTTTGATCAGGCTGTCCTGTTTCCAGAGGGGGTTCAGCCCGACCTGTCGTTTCAGGACGCCCTTGGCCGCACACGAGAGCAAATCGAGGCAGCGGGTGTGTCATGGCAGCCGGCTACGATGTTGTATTACCCCGACTGGAATCTCTATGGCGCGACGCTCACCGACAATGGCGTGCTCAATTATAAGGCGCTGGGGCCGATCTATTATCACTTCGATGGATCGAGCGGTGCCTACATCCAGCAGGTCAATCCTTATGATGACAGCACCGGGCTGGCGCTGATGCGTTCAGTCTACCCGCTGCATAGCGGCGAAGTGGGCGGCCCGGTCACGGTTTTCATCGTTTTTCTCACCGGTCTCGCGACGGCTGAAATGTGCGTCACAGGCATTTGGGTCTGGCTAAAGAAACGTGGCCCCAGGATCGCAGCCAAAAAGAAGAGACTTGCGGCGGACAACCAGTCGGACGCCTGA
- a CDS encoding TonB-dependent receptor — MSTHFMASVSAISLFALAAPAFAQETTPDAGAPATEDEARQERIYVTATRREESLQDVPLAVTAWQQDALSEKGIVSYDGLARETPGIVLNQPTANFNTITTRGIATNGYGANLQAATAIYINELPISSNGNSTILDPTLYDVERVEVLRGPQGTLFGANSLSGAVRILTKAPNPNEFEASALVDFGLVDGDALRQRYNGMVNLPIVEDKLALRLVGFYRDEDGWVDNLGTGIEGANSLESVGGRAHLLWEPTSNFDLGLLIIHEDNKPADSGLTNPDRGEYIRFTERPDLFQSNFTSYNLTGNYEMDWATLTSSSTYSKIDGKFIVDLAGTFNQAIPFALDAVGYDENFVQEARLSSADGGDWDWIIGGFYFNKRRDIDYDYRSSIDFLQARNLTGLPDEYYQSFSGYFDAIESAVFGELTYRFSDRLWATGGLRYTETEIQSHTLAGGYNSNYLAVALGGFSNVQLTVFPVAAADGLKVEADNVSYKGSLSFKPMENLTTYASISTGFRSPVANARAGAVSVVNPNDLVIPNGAESDKLVNYEVGAKGVFFNNKLTSNLAAYYIIWDDIQVQANRLSDQVQFATNIGQAVSQGLEFEVGYYPGGGFTLFLNGSLNDTEITELTPEEAAISGAELGLQLAMPNFQGSATARYDFNLGQMDAFVAGTASYVGDFPAMLPNVPGQPGVPAPTFDYTDAYTVVNLQAGLSKDNWKLAGYVENLFDDNSITYVHPESFLDGRYARQRPQTFGVRVSVEY; from the coding sequence ATGTCCACGCATTTCATGGCGTCCGTGTCTGCTATTTCGCTTTTCGCGCTGGCAGCGCCAGCCTTTGCTCAAGAAACGACCCCAGACGCCGGAGCCCCGGCAACGGAAGATGAGGCGCGCCAGGAGCGTATTTACGTGACGGCGACTCGCCGCGAAGAAAGTTTGCAGGACGTCCCGCTGGCTGTGACGGCCTGGCAGCAGGATGCGCTCAGCGAGAAGGGCATTGTCAGCTATGATGGCCTGGCCCGCGAAACGCCGGGCATCGTGCTCAACCAGCCCACCGCGAACTTCAACACAATCACCACGCGCGGCATCGCGACGAATGGCTATGGCGCGAACCTTCAGGCCGCGACCGCCATTTACATCAACGAGCTTCCGATCTCGAGTAATGGCAACTCGACGATCCTGGACCCAACGCTCTATGACGTCGAGCGTGTCGAAGTCCTGCGCGGCCCTCAGGGCACATTGTTCGGCGCCAACTCGCTATCAGGTGCGGTTCGCATTCTTACCAAGGCGCCCAACCCCAACGAATTTGAAGCTTCTGCTCTCGTTGATTTCGGCCTCGTCGATGGTGATGCGCTCCGCCAGCGCTACAATGGCATGGTCAATTTGCCAATCGTCGAAGACAAGCTTGCCCTGCGCCTCGTCGGTTTCTATCGCGACGAAGATGGCTGGGTCGACAATCTCGGGACCGGCATTGAGGGCGCAAACTCGCTCGAATCGGTCGGTGGCCGCGCACACCTCCTCTGGGAGCCGACCAGCAATTTCGATCTTGGCCTGCTGATCATCCACGAAGACAACAAGCCGGCCGACTCCGGTCTCACCAATCCTGATCGCGGCGAATATATCCGCTTCACCGAGCGGCCGGACCTCTTCCAGTCGAACTTCACCAGCTACAATCTGACCGGCAATTACGAAATGGACTGGGCGACGCTGACCAGTTCGTCGACCTATTCCAAGATTGACGGCAAGTTCATCGTCGACCTTGCCGGCACCTTCAACCAGGCCATTCCCTTCGCGCTCGATGCTGTCGGCTATGACGAGAACTTCGTGCAGGAGGCGCGTCTCTCTTCGGCCGATGGCGGCGACTGGGACTGGATCATCGGCGGCTTCTATTTCAACAAGCGCCGTGACATCGACTATGACTACCGCTCCTCCATCGACTTCCTGCAGGCCCGCAACCTGACCGGGCTTCCGGACGAGTATTATCAGAGCTTCAGCGGCTATTTCGACGCGATCGAATCTGCCGTTTTCGGCGAACTCACCTATCGTTTCTCCGACCGGCTGTGGGCGACCGGTGGCTTGCGTTATACGGAAACAGAGATTCAGTCCCACACCTTGGCTGGCGGCTACAACTCCAACTACCTGGCGGTTGCGCTGGGCGGGTTCTCGAATGTTCAGCTGACGGTGTTTCCTGTTGCAGCGGCAGACGGCCTCAAGGTCGAGGCCGACAACGTTTCATACAAGGGTAGCCTCTCCTTCAAGCCGATGGAGAACCTGACGACCTACGCATCGATCTCCACAGGCTTCCGTTCTCCGGTCGCGAACGCTCGTGCCGGCGCGGTGAGCGTCGTGAATCCGAATGATCTCGTCATTCCGAATGGTGCAGAGTCCGACAAGCTCGTTAACTACGAAGTCGGCGCCAAGGGTGTCTTCTTCAACAACAAGCTGACGTCGAACCTTGCCGCCTATTACATCATCTGGGATGACATCCAGGTGCAGGCCAACCGACTTTCTGACCAGGTCCAGTTTGCGACGAATATCGGTCAGGCGGTCAGCCAGGGCCTCGAGTTCGAAGTGGGTTACTATCCGGGCGGCGGGTTTACCCTGTTCCTGAACGGATCGTTGAACGATACCGAAATCACGGAACTGACCCCGGAAGAGGCCGCGATCTCGGGCGCTGAACTTGGCCTGCAGCTTGCCATGCCGAACTTCCAAGGCTCAGCAACGGCGCGGTACGACTTCAATCTCGGCCAGATGGATGCTTTCGTGGCTGGCACGGCTTCCTATGTTGGCGACTTCCCGGCCATGCTTCCGAATGTCCCCGGACAACCGGGCGTTCCAGCACCGACCTTCGATTACACGGATGCCTACACGGTCGTAAACCTGCAGGCGGGCCTGTCGAAGGATAACTGGAAACTGGCGGGATATGTCGAGAACCTCTTCGACGACAACTCCATCACTTACGTCCACCCCGAATCCTTCCTTGACGGGCGCTATGCTCGCCAAAGGCCGCAGACCTTTGGTGTCCGCGTGAGCGTTGAATACTGA
- a CDS encoding carboxylesterase family protein, translating to MLNVGRMLDGGRTPPGIGKVIAWSILASAVLWQAGCAARDGLQASVGTLEPAAITNAPVGSLQGEAEDGVSIYRGIPFALAPVGERRWAPPEAFPDWEGVRQATEFGAACPQPGARPGSIYYERLDEVNEDCLSLNVWVPDGAEDAPVFVWVHGGSLVTGAGSQAMYDGAALARETGLIVVTINYRLGVLGYLAHPELSAESPQNISGNYGLKDQAAALKWVKRNIEAFGGNPDNVTVAGESAGALSVVLLMVSPEARGLFDKAVAESAYMVSMAPLRGTANGHPSAEEAGVAFQEKAKAASLAELREMDADKLVSIAGRNAFVPFGVIDGVWLKDQMPATFDKGEQAQVPVLAGFNEGEIRSLRFLLPPVPGSDAYEAAIRSSHGDLADRFLETYPADNPEASMLATTRDAMYGWTAERLAASQTAAGQPSYFYFFDHTYPAADKLGLRAFHAMEIPYVFGTLFDIAEPWPQAPRKQAERDLMKAMMQYWASFARTGVPSAEGTADWPAYGENATGMVFSETPKAWPGLARARFELHEAIVCRRRAEGSLQWNWNVGIISPPLPPEVPACN from the coding sequence GTGCTGAATGTTGGAAGAATGCTGGACGGTGGCAGAACGCCCCCCGGCATCGGCAAGGTAATCGCCTGGTCGATCCTTGCATCGGCAGTGCTCTGGCAGGCCGGTTGTGCGGCGCGTGATGGATTGCAGGCGAGCGTTGGTACGCTTGAGCCCGCGGCCATTACGAATGCGCCGGTCGGCTCACTGCAGGGTGAGGCTGAGGATGGGGTCTCGATCTATCGTGGTATCCCGTTCGCGCTCGCCCCTGTCGGCGAGCGACGCTGGGCCCCGCCGGAAGCCTTTCCGGACTGGGAAGGGGTTCGCCAGGCGACAGAATTCGGCGCGGCGTGTCCGCAGCCCGGCGCCCGCCCGGGCAGCATCTATTATGAGCGGCTCGATGAGGTGAACGAGGACTGTCTCAGTCTCAATGTCTGGGTGCCGGACGGCGCAGAAGACGCGCCCGTCTTCGTCTGGGTCCATGGCGGCTCGCTCGTCACCGGCGCCGGCAGTCAGGCGATGTATGACGGCGCCGCACTTGCCCGCGAAACGGGCCTCATCGTCGTTACCATCAATTACCGGCTTGGCGTCCTCGGCTACCTTGCTCATCCCGAGCTCAGCGCCGAGTCGCCGCAGAATATTTCCGGTAATTATGGCCTGAAAGACCAGGCGGCGGCCCTGAAATGGGTGAAGCGCAATATTGAAGCTTTCGGCGGAAATCCGGACAATGTCACTGTGGCAGGCGAGTCGGCCGGCGCGCTCAGCGTGGTCCTGCTCATGGTCTCGCCTGAAGCGCGGGGCCTGTTCGACAAGGCGGTTGCCGAGAGCGCCTATATGGTCTCGATGGCGCCTCTGAGGGGTACAGCGAATGGCCACCCGTCAGCTGAAGAAGCGGGCGTCGCTTTCCAGGAAAAGGCTAAAGCGGCCTCGCTCGCTGAGCTGCGTGAGATGGACGCCGACAAGCTGGTCTCGATTGCCGGGCGCAACGCTTTCGTCCCGTTCGGCGTCATCGACGGCGTCTGGCTGAAAGACCAGATGCCGGCAACCTTTGACAAGGGCGAGCAGGCGCAGGTGCCGGTCCTTGCCGGGTTTAATGAGGGTGAGATCCGCTCCCTGCGTTTCCTCTTGCCCCCCGTGCCGGGCAGCGACGCGTATGAAGCCGCGATCCGCTCAAGCCATGGCGACCTCGCAGACCGCTTCCTTGAGACCTATCCGGCCGACAATCCCGAAGCCAGCATGCTCGCGACAACGCGTGACGCCATGTATGGCTGGACGGCAGAACGGCTCGCCGCCTCGCAAACTGCCGCTGGCCAGCCTTCCTATTTCTACTTTTTCGACCATACGTATCCGGCCGCCGACAAGCTTGGCCTTCGGGCCTTTCACGCGATGGAAATCCCTTACGTGTTCGGCACGCTTTTCGACATTGCCGAGCCTTGGCCGCAGGCCCCGCGCAAGCAAGCTGAACGCGATCTGATGAAAGCGATGATGCAGTATTGGGCGAGTTTCGCGCGGACGGGCGTCCCATCGGCTGAAGGCACGGCGGACTGGCCGGCCTATGGTGAGAACGCCACCGGCATGGTGTTCTCCGAAACACCCAAGGCCTGGCCGGGTCTTGCCCGCGCCCGGTTTGAGCTTCACGAAGCAATCGTCTGCCGGAGGCGTGCCGAAGGCAGCCTTCAGTGGAATTGGAATGTCGGCATCATCTCGCCGCCCCTGCCGCCGGAGGTGCCCGCGTGCAACTGA
- a CDS encoding TonB-dependent siderophore receptor has product MTVRPKQTSRNTRAALLASTMVAALVAPVALAQDVTPEDETSVQDTIYVIAPDFVPKEGHSANKSDIALIETPQSVSVITRDQIDLLNFIDAQQAVRYTSGVFGENYGPDLRFDFLKVRGFTPKEYMDGLATPNTTAIKSVGVDLYAFESFDVLKGPGSALYGSAPPGGLYNLNLRRPQDEFSGEISAKYGTDDYKQLAGTMTGPLGDAVSFSLTALYRDREAERDYVSAERHLLAPALTWHMTPDTDLTLLGYYQSDIVMGDTNGFLPVYGTLLPNPVGKVSPSINLGSSDNRYDRDQWSIGYEFTHAFNENVSFISNTKISDYDEETPTGIYGSGGVVDNDFDGVPDDYRTVLQSNYTYREKVESLATDNRFDIDLDAGGLQHDIIVGYDYRDVDNVADYGFFYGTDTIDLFDPVYDYPADLTPGFPTAYVNQSLKQSGFYAQDHIGLGNLFFTLSGRYDDVKIDNDLTGENQKQDAFTYRVGANYVFDSGFAPYISYATSFEPVLGTDADTGEGFDPSEGEQVEAGIKYDARGLPDGYELLLTGAVYQINQKNIVTAAGSLTPVAAKQTGEVEVQGAEVELVSRINDQLSVNASYSYTDSEVVDSTTPQEIGAELPVTPKHKAAVFVDYSFIDGPLAGFGIGGGVRYTGESQGALPGPFAPVVYTGEESTLVDAIIRYDTEDWRFALNGSNILDEEYVARCDGAAGCTYGAGRQVIATVTRKF; this is encoded by the coding sequence ATGACTGTCAGACCAAAACAAACTTCGAGAAACACCAGGGCTGCACTGCTCGCCTCGACCATGGTTGCGGCACTCGTCGCACCTGTAGCGCTGGCCCAGGACGTTACACCCGAAGACGAAACCAGCGTGCAGGACACGATTTACGTCATCGCACCAGACTTCGTCCCCAAAGAAGGGCATAGCGCAAACAAGAGCGACATAGCCCTGATAGAGACCCCCCAGTCTGTGTCCGTCATCACGCGAGATCAGATTGACCTCCTGAACTTCATCGATGCCCAGCAAGCCGTGCGCTACACGTCTGGCGTCTTCGGCGAAAATTATGGCCCCGACCTGCGCTTTGACTTCCTCAAGGTGCGCGGGTTCACTCCGAAGGAATATATGGACGGCCTCGCCACGCCGAACACGACGGCGATCAAGAGTGTCGGCGTTGATCTCTACGCCTTTGAATCCTTCGACGTGCTGAAAGGCCCAGGCTCTGCGCTTTATGGCAGCGCCCCTCCCGGCGGTCTTTACAACCTCAACCTGCGCCGCCCGCAAGATGAATTCAGCGGCGAAATCTCGGCCAAATATGGCACCGACGACTACAAGCAGCTGGCTGGCACGATGACCGGCCCGCTCGGCGATGCGGTGAGCTTCAGCCTGACGGCGCTCTACCGCGACCGCGAAGCAGAGCGCGACTATGTCTCGGCCGAACGCCATTTGCTCGCCCCGGCGCTGACCTGGCATATGACGCCCGATACCGACCTGACCCTGCTCGGCTATTATCAGTCCGACATTGTCATGGGCGACACGAACGGCTTCCTACCCGTCTATGGCACGCTGCTGCCAAACCCGGTCGGCAAGGTCAGCCCGTCGATCAATCTCGGCAGCTCGGACAACCGGTATGACCGTGATCAATGGTCCATCGGATACGAGTTCACTCATGCTTTCAATGAGAACGTGTCCTTCATCTCCAACACCAAGATTTCCGACTATGACGAGGAAACCCCGACGGGCATTTATGGCTCGGGTGGTGTTGTCGATAATGATTTCGACGGCGTGCCAGACGATTACCGGACCGTCCTCCAGTCCAACTACACCTATCGGGAAAAGGTCGAGAGCCTTGCCACCGACAACCGTTTTGACATCGATCTCGATGCCGGCGGACTGCAGCATGACATTATCGTTGGCTATGACTATCGCGACGTCGACAATGTCGCCGATTACGGCTTCTTCTACGGCACAGACACGATCGACCTGTTCGACCCGGTCTATGACTATCCGGCCGACCTGACACCGGGTTTTCCGACAGCCTATGTCAATCAAAGCCTGAAGCAGTCGGGTTTCTATGCCCAGGATCATATCGGGCTCGGCAACCTCTTTTTCACGCTGAGCGGGCGCTATGACGATGTGAAGATCGACAATGACCTGACCGGGGAAAACCAGAAGCAGGATGCCTTCACCTACCGGGTCGGCGCCAACTATGTCTTCGATAGCGGCTTTGCGCCCTATATCAGCTATGCCACCTCCTTCGAGCCTGTGCTCGGCACAGATGCCGACACGGGCGAAGGGTTCGACCCGAGCGAGGGCGAGCAGGTCGAGGCCGGGATCAAGTATGACGCCCGTGGCCTGCCAGACGGGTATGAGCTGCTGCTCACCGGAGCGGTCTATCAGATCAACCAGAAAAATATCGTGACAGCCGCCGGTTCGCTCACGCCAGTTGCCGCCAAGCAGACCGGCGAAGTCGAGGTGCAAGGCGCGGAAGTGGAGCTGGTGAGCCGGATTAATGACCAGCTCTCGGTCAATGCCTCCTACAGCTATACCGACAGCGAAGTCGTCGACAGCACGACCCCGCAGGAGATCGGCGCCGAGCTGCCCGTAACGCCAAAGCACAAAGCGGCCGTCTTCGTCGATTACAGCTTTATCGACGGCCCGCTGGCCGGTTTCGGCATCGGCGGCGGTGTGCGCTATACCGGCGAAAGCCAGGGCGCGCTGCCTGGCCCGTTCGCGCCAGTAGTTTATACCGGCGAGGAATCGACCCTGGTCGACGCGATCATCCGCTACGACACCGAGGACTGGCGCTTTGCCCTCAACGGGTCCAACATTCTCGACGAGGAATATGTTGCCCGCTGTGACGGGGCGGCTGGATGTACCTATGGCGCTGGCCGCCAGGTCATTGCGACGGTGACGCGCAAATTCTGA
- a CDS encoding FMN-binding negative transcriptional regulator codes for MDEAGSRPMSSAFGDVSTDDVVKFAAEFPLAWITPVADPAASLLMPLLIETDPAGQPVSVVGHLPRRAPATELLQQDGRAVFLFLGPNAYIPPAWVSKPGWVPTWNFLSLKILSDQAEIEDSLTRPAVEALVRHMESRQGSDWSVDDIGERYDTLLNQIIGFRSNITSAQPRFKLGQDETPAVHEEIKQALEPHPMAQWMK; via the coding sequence GTGGATGAAGCGGGTTCTCGGCCAATGAGTTCAGCGTTTGGCGACGTTTCAACCGATGACGTGGTGAAGTTTGCTGCCGAATTCCCTCTGGCCTGGATCACGCCTGTTGCGGATCCGGCCGCGTCGCTTTTGATGCCGCTGCTTATTGAAACCGATCCGGCAGGCCAGCCAGTAAGCGTAGTAGGACATCTTCCAAGGCGTGCACCGGCAACTGAGCTGCTGCAGCAGGATGGGCGCGCCGTGTTTCTTTTTCTTGGGCCGAACGCCTACATCCCCCCGGCCTGGGTCTCGAAACCCGGTTGGGTTCCCACCTGGAATTTCCTTTCGCTCAAGATCTTGAGTGACCAAGCGGAAATAGAGGACTCGCTCACCAGGCCTGCTGTAGAGGCGCTGGTTCGCCACATGGAAAGTCGACAAGGTTCTGACTGGAGTGTCGATGATATCGGTGAACGCTACGACACATTGCTGAACCAAATTATTGGCTTTCGATCCAACATCACATCCGCCCAGCCTAGGTTCAAGCTGGGGCAGGACGAGACACCAGCCGTCCATGAGGAGATCAAACAGGCGCTTGAGCCCCACCCGATGGCGCAGTGGATGAAGTAG
- a CDS encoding TetR/AcrR family transcriptional regulator, which produces MTKTAPKRRPMTKAEQRAETTEQILDEAEYLFAQSGFNGVTLKDIAKRVGVHHTLLNYYFDDKKSVFDAVIARRAGVTSSLRIKALDEYDKASGGKPTVEGALRAFLDTDLDLYSQGGEGWKNYGVLGAQSSNTPYGAELFDFHFDPVVLRLIGLLEKALPGCSREDLFWGYHFVTGALMLSLGRTGRIDRLSDGLCKSDDFEAIKKRMASFMAGGFHELCGNKSGRA; this is translated from the coding sequence ATGACAAAAACAGCACCCAAACGCCGCCCGATGACCAAGGCTGAGCAGCGCGCTGAAACCACGGAACAAATCCTGGATGAGGCGGAGTACTTGTTTGCCCAGTCGGGCTTCAATGGCGTCACATTGAAGGACATCGCCAAGCGGGTTGGCGTACACCACACACTGCTCAACTACTATTTTGATGACAAGAAGAGCGTGTTCGATGCAGTCATCGCCAGGCGCGCGGGTGTTACCAGTTCGCTGCGCATAAAGGCCCTCGACGAATACGACAAAGCAAGCGGCGGCAAGCCAACCGTCGAAGGAGCGCTTCGCGCCTTTCTGGACACCGACCTCGATCTCTACAGCCAGGGCGGCGAAGGCTGGAAGAATTATGGCGTGCTTGGCGCGCAGTCATCAAACACGCCCTACGGCGCCGAACTGTTTGATTTTCACTTCGATCCAGTTGTTCTGCGCCTGATCGGTCTGCTCGAGAAGGCATTGCCCGGATGTTCACGCGAGGACCTGTTCTGGGGATATCATTTCGTCACCGGCGCGCTGATGCTGTCGCTCGGACGTACAGGCCGCATCGACCGGCTGTCTGACGGGCTGTGCAAGTCTGATGACTTCGAAGCCATAAAGAAACGCATGGCCTCATTCATGGCAGGCGGTTTCCATGAACTCTGCGGCAATAAAAGCGGCCGCGCCTAG
- a CDS encoding alpha/beta hydrolase, producing MSAPSQTQTDDLEPEVRTFVEDIVSRSVELTAGQPVDPRRRREVAELVRASWADGGPAMASVRELKFPQSARTMRLYIPEGGAGEGTLLYIHGGGWMLFSLDTHDRLMREYADAAGCAVVGLDYSLAPENPFPKALDEIIECVIWLRESGQEYGLNTTKLLIGGDSAGGNLTLAAAKKLRDDERGLPDGLLINYGALDTKHRVSHQRYDGAPYMLETKEMDDFWQAYLPDGAEEDPYALVLIGDLGGLPPTHLCVAECDILLDENKELHRRLTAEGNDVTAVIYPGVTHSFLEAVSISPTARQAIDDSAQWMKRVLGQ from the coding sequence ATGAGTGCTCCCTCCCAGACGCAGACTGATGACCTCGAACCAGAAGTGCGGACCTTCGTCGAGGACATTGTAAGCCGGTCGGTCGAGTTGACTGCCGGCCAGCCCGTCGACCCGCGCCGTCGGCGGGAAGTCGCCGAACTCGTTCGCGCTTCCTGGGCTGATGGTGGCCCCGCAATGGCGTCTGTTCGTGAACTCAAATTTCCCCAAAGCGCGAGAACCATGCGCCTGTACATTCCGGAAGGCGGCGCGGGAGAAGGTACGCTCTTATACATTCACGGCGGGGGCTGGATGCTATTCAGCCTCGATACTCACGACCGGTTGATGCGGGAGTATGCCGATGCTGCCGGGTGCGCGGTGGTGGGGCTCGACTATTCATTGGCGCCCGAGAACCCGTTTCCCAAGGCGTTGGATGAGATTATCGAATGCGTGATCTGGTTGCGTGAGTCGGGGCAGGAATATGGCCTGAACACCACCAAACTGCTGATCGGCGGCGACTCGGCGGGTGGCAATCTCACGCTCGCAGCAGCCAAGAAACTCAGGGATGACGAACGCGGCCTCCCGGACGGACTACTTATCAATTACGGTGCGCTCGACACGAAACATCGCGTCTCTCATCAACGCTATGACGGGGCTCCCTACATGCTGGAGACCAAGGAGATGGATGATTTCTGGCAAGCCTATCTCCCCGATGGCGCCGAAGAAGATCCGTATGCGCTTGTGTTGATCGGCGACCTGGGCGGCTTGCCGCCAACGCATTTGTGCGTGGCAGAATGCGATATATTGCTTGATGAAAACAAGGAACTGCACCGTCGGCTCACCGCCGAAGGAAATGATGTGACAGCCGTCATCTATCCGGGAGTGACGCACAGTTTTCTTGAGGCCGTTTCGATTTCGCCCACTGCCAGGCAGGCTATTGACGACAGTGCGCAGTGGATGAAGCGGGTTCTCGGCCAATGA